A window from Purpureocillium takamizusanense chromosome 3, complete sequence encodes these proteins:
- a CDS encoding uncharacterized protein (EggNog:ENOG503NVBF~COG:T) → MSLKQEIETWVAALGRYDNNEFDDALGEFDKIADTSKILFNMGVIHATLGEHEKAVECYQRAIRLDQYLAVAYFQQGVSNFLIGDFEEALANFNDTLLYLRGNTMIDYAQLGLLFKLYSCEVLFNRGLCYIYLQQRDVGMQDLSYAVKEKVVEDHNVIDEAIREEAEGYTVFSIPVGVVYRPNEAKVRNLKTKDYLGKARLVAASDRSNAFTGFAGSEIKNAGKTEVKDDRPADNISFAATNLVKPGIQSRRQQSEPPTNRNVFPPTPPPENDRPSRGASVRNGPKPMPAKLSIPSQESNRRYEKAPSPEDGRARPARSASAAPARGYSQRDPVQAPAPLQRSSPLARRPTRTIDEEEAYPGELYDMYQTGGGSRNSRGSRSTNRRPQQRYIEEEDEGSDYDDGSLDEPEFEMISNNRRVPASSSGSRAASRRPDIRKVRVKAHSDDVRYIMIGTAIEFADLVDRVREKFGMRRRFKIKIKDEDMPDGDMITMGDQDDLEMALQSSINSAKRQRLDMAKMEIWIFEV, encoded by the exons ATGTCGCTGAAGCAG GAAATCGAGACATGGGTCGCGGCTCTCGGCCGCTACGACAACAATGAAttcgacgatgcgctcggcgAATTCGACAAGATTGCTGATACAAGCAAGATTCTCTTCAACATGGGTGTCATCCATGCGACGCTGGGCGAGCATGAGAAAGCT GTTGAATGTTATCAACGAGCCATTCGACTTGACCAGTATCTTGCCGTCGCGTACTTCCAACAAGGAGTGTCCAACTTTCTCATTGGCGACTTCGAGGAGGCACTCGCCAACTTCAACGACACCCTGCTGTACCTCCGAGGCAACACCATGATCGATTACGCACAGCTTGGTCTCCTGTTCAAGCTGTATTCATGCGAAGTGCTTTTCAACCGCGGGCTGTGCTACATCTACTTGCAGCAAAGGGACGTCGGCATGCAGGATCTGTCGTATGCCGTCAAGGAAAAGGTGGTTGAGGACCACAACGTAATTGATGAGGCGATTCGTGAGGAAGCAGAG GGGTATACTGTATTCTCGATCCCGGTGGGCGTGGTGTATCGACCCAACGAAGCCAAGGTGCGAAATCTGAAGACCAAAGACTATCTCGGCAAAGCAAGGCTGGTCGCAGCATCAGATCGGTCCAACGCCTTCACCGGCTTTGCAGGATCCGAGATCAAGAAC GCGGGCAAAACCGAGGTTAAGGACGACAGGCCTGCTGACAATATCTCATTCGCTGCAACCAACCTCGTGAAGCCTGGAATTCAATCTCGAAGACAGCAATCGGAGCCGCCCACGAATCGCAACGTTTTCCctccgacaccgccgcctgAGAACGACCGACCGAGCAGGGGCGCGTCTGTCCGCAACGGACCAAAGCCGATGCCCGCCAAGCTGAGCATTCCCTCACAGGAATCCAATCGCAGGTACGAAAAGGCGCCGTCTCCGGAAGACGGTAGGGCCCGGCCCGCGCGGTCGGCTTCTGCTGCCCCAGCACGCGGCTACTCGCAGCGAGATCCGGtccaggcgccggcgcccctTCAAAGAAGCTCTCCGCTAGCACGAAGACCGACCAGAACAatcgacgaggaagaggcgtACCCCGGCGAGCTGTACGACATGTATCAGACTGGCGGTGGATCGCGCAACTCGAGAGGGAGCAGAAGCACGAACCGGAGACCGCAGCAGCGGTACAtcgaagaggaggacgaagggTCGGATTATGATGATGGATCGCTGGACGAACCCGAATTCGAGATGATTTCCAACAACCGCCGTGTCCCGGCCTCCTCATCTGGGTCTCGCGCCGCATCTCGACGCCCAGATATTCGCAAAGTTCGGGTCAAGGCTCACTCTGACGATGTCCGGTACATCATGATTGGCACCGCCATCGAGTTCGCCGACCTCGTGGACCGTGTGCGCGAAAAGTTCGGCATGCGGCGACGGTTCAAAATCAAGATCAAGGATGAGGACATGCCGGATGGTGACATGATCACAATGGGAGACCAAGACGACCTGGAGATGGCCCTACAGAGCTCGATCAACTCTGCCAAGAGACAACGCTTGGACATGGCCAAGATGGAG ATTTGGATTTTCGAGGTTTAG
- the MSE1 gene encoding Glutamate--tRNA ligase (COG:J~EggNog:ENOG503NV5D~BUSCO:EOG09260XH5), with protein MFITRGAYRLVKPYICPRCSTKPPTFARLNLEPPRAAYPGLRAHSTGLTGVDGEAKTQEGASVTTNEFSSGLKGLRNKNKALKKKSRASSHDSSTRTILGQSSELPIRARFAPSPTGYLHLGSLRTALFNKLASTASTGGAFILRIEDTDQGRLVPDAEERLIKDLEWAGLSWDEGPDRGGPYGPYRQSERLEIYKDHVQQLIDRGHAYRCFCSPEQLEAQKRKLHDQGKPTVYPGTCRSVDASESNRRAAEGESHVVRLKSGTFGRPKFRDAIYGSFQKKDPEEDFILLKTDGFPTYHLANVVDDHLMKITHVIRGEEWLISTPKHLALYEAFGWQPPTFAHLALLVNSDGSKLSKRNDSVNISQYQNGDVFPMALLAWLANLGSSFKPSAKTPRTVNDIANALTFKFTRGGIELNLEKLEHFHKWYRDALLADPIPELSDKETKLIDQYLVQPMLRYLEAVTNGADRNPNDLPQDWEVPLLLIPALTSDAPTKASHLRLVLASRQGGYQSPRTLIQQHPYIFWRVPVQRYETSLSAASSPPDQRILNALDRAIEEESLWRGDGTPVVMAILDTLQGEGIDQVITHNTLRLVGAGGQDVVSQSSASMFMLLGRDEWRHRLDVVRSLITARQ; from the exons ATGTTTATTACCCGCGGCGCATATCGCCTCGTGAAGCCGTACATCTGTCCAAGATGCAGCACAAAACCCCCCACATTTGCAAGGTTGAACCTCGAGCCACCTCGGGCAGCCTATCCAGGGCTACGAGCGCATTCTACGGGACTCACTGGGGTAGACGGCGAGGCTAAAACCCAAGAGGGAGCGTCGGTTACAACAAACGAGTTCAGTTCCGGTCTCAAAGGCCTGAGAAACAAGAACAAGGCCTtaaagaagaagagccgAGCGTCGTCTCACGATTCATCCACTCGTACCATCCTCGGTCAGAGCTCCGAGCTCCCCATACGCGCAAGGTTCGCGCCATCTCCAACGGGCTATTTGCACCTGGGTTCCTTGAGGACAGCCCTCTTCAACAAGCTTGCGTCGACCGCCTCCACGGGTGGCGCGTTCATTCTCAGAATCGAGGACACGGATCAG GGCCGTCTCGTTCCGGATGCAGAGGAACGTCTCATTAAGGATCTCGAGTGGGCAGGGCTCTCCTGGGACGAGGGGCCTGACCGTGGCGGGCCGTACGGTCCGTATAGACAG TCGGAACGTTTGGAAATTTACAAGGATCACGTTCAGCAATTGATAGACCGTGGCCATGCGTACCGCTGCTTCTGCAgccccgagcagctcgaggcccagAAACGCAAGTTACACGACCAGGGCAAGCCTACAGTCTACCCCGGCACCTGTCGCTCCGTTGACGCGTCCGAGTCCAATCGGCGTGCCGCAGAAGGAGAGTCGCACGTGGTGCGCTTGAAGAGTGGCACTTTCGGGCGGCCCAAGTTCCGCGATGCCATTTACGGCTCCTTCCAGAAGAAGGACCCGGAAGAGGATTTCATCCTTCTCAAGACGGACGGCTTCCCTACGTACCATTTGGCAAACGTTGTGGACGACCACCTGATGAAGATAACACACGTTATCAGAGGCGAG GAGTGGCTCATCTCGACACCGAAACATCTGGCTCTCTATGAGGCATTCGGCTGGCAGCCCCCGACGTTCGCCCatctcgccctcctcgtcaacTCGGACGGGAGCAAGCTAAGCAAGCGCAACGACAGTGTCAACATCTCCCAGTACCAAAATGGGGACGTGTTCCCCatggccctcctcgcctggCTCGCGAACCTCGGCTCCTCGTTTAAGCCCAGCGCCAAGACGCCACGCACCGTGAACgacatcgccaacgcc CTGACTTTCAAATTCACCCGCGGCGGTATCGAGCTGAACCTCGAAAAGCTGGAGCACTTCCACAAATGGTATCGCGATGCTCTCCTAGCGGACCCAATCCCCGAGCTTTCCGACAAGGAAACCAAGCTCATCGACCAGTACTTGGTGCAGCCTATGCTGCGATATCTAGAGGCTGTCACCAACGGGGCCGACAGAAACCCCAATGACCTCCCTCAAGACTGGGAGGTTCCCCTCCTGCTCATACCCGCCCTAACCTCCGATGCGCCTACCAAGGCCTCTCATCTTCGGCTAGTCCTCGCCAGCAGGCAGGGTGGCTACCAGTCCCCCCGTACCCTCATTCAGCAACACCCTTATATATTTTGGCGCGTGCCCGTCCAGCGGTACGAGACATCCCTgtccgccgcatcgtcgccgccagacCAACGCATCTTGAACGCGCTCGACCGCGCCATCGAAGAGGAGAGCCtctggcgcggcgacggcaccccAGTCGTCATGGCCATACTCGACACGCTGCAAGGCGAGGGAATCGACCAGGTCATCACACACAACACTCTGAGACTCgtgggcgcaggcggccaggATGTGGTCTCGCAGAGCAGTGCGAGCATGTTCATGCTGCTGGGAAGAGATGAGtggcgccatcgcctcgacgtcgtgcGTTCTCTCATCACGGCTAGGCAATAG
- the XDJ1 gene encoding DnaJ-like protein xdj1 (COG:O~EggNog:ENOG503NXND) translates to MEAEIDLYELLSIERDASGDQIKKAYRKAALKYHPDKVPEEQRAESEVKFKEITQAYEILSDDQKRHLYDAHGMAAFDGSRGGPGGPEVDLNDILSQMFGFNMGGPGGPGGPRRPRRGPDEEQEYKVTLEELYKGKTVKFAANKQVVCGQCKGSGGKEKAKPTSCERCKGNGMVEAIRQIGPGMMRRETVLCDHCQGSGNFFKEKDRCKKCKGKRTVQEKKVLEIYIPRGSMQGERIVLEGEADQYPEQIPGDIVFTLVEEEHDTFSRLGNDLSAELNITLAESLTGFSRVVLKHLDGRGILIERPRGKVLRPGDCLKIEGEGMPMKRGEVKGDLYLLVKIQFPEDDWLKDDATYEALQQMLPPPPAPIEAEEVDEVEYEDGADIEKMGENSGDPRFTSEWEDDDMDDGQPQCQTQ, encoded by the exons ATGGAGGCAGAGATTGATCTCTACG AGCTCCTGTCCATCGAGCGGGACGCCTCGGGGGACCAGATCAAGAAGGCCTATCGCAAG GCCGCCCTGAAGTACCACCCCGACAAGGTccccgaggagcagcgcgccgagtCCGAAGTCAAGTTCAAAGAGATCACACAAGCCTACGAGATCCTCAGCGATGACCAGAAGCGCCACCTGTACGATGCCCACGGCATGGCCGCCTTTGACGGGTCGCGTGGAGGCCCTGGCGGCCCCGAGGTCGACCTCAACGATATCCTCTCGCAAATGTTCGGCTTCAACATGGGCGGTCCCGGTGGACCGGGCGGCCCCCGGCGTCCTCGAAGGGgacccgacgaggagcaagAGTACAAGGTGACGCTGGAGGAGCTCTACAAGGGCAAGACTGTCAAGTTTGCCGCGAACAAACAGGTCGTCTGCGGCCAGTGCAAGGGCTCTGGTGGCAAGGAAAAGGCCAAGCCCACCTCGTGCGAACGCTGCAAGGGCAACGGCATGGTCGAGGCCATCCGCCAGATCGGCCCCGGCATGATGCGGCGCGAGACCGTGCTATGTGACCACTGCCAGGGATCCGGCAACTTTTTCAAAGAGAAAGACCGCTGCAAGAAGTGCAAAGGCAAGCGCACGGTCCAGGAGAAGAAGGTGCTCGAGATATACATCCCGCGCGGCTCCATGCAGGGTGAACGCATCGTgctggagggcgaggccgaccaGTACCCCGAGCAGATACCCGGAGACATTGTCTTCACccttgtcgaggaggagcacgacACGTTCTCACGCCTCGGCAACGACCTATCCGCCGAGCTCAACATTACGCTGGCCGAGTCGCTGACGGGCTTCTCGCGCGTTGTACTGAAGCACCTAGACGGCCGCGGCATTCTCATCGAGCGACCGCGCGGCAAGGTTCTGCGACCTGGCGACTGCCTGAAGATTGAGGGAGAGGGCATGCCCATGAAGCGaggcgaggtcaagggcgaCCTTTACTTGCTAGTGAAGATCCAATTCCCTGAGGATGACTGGTTGAAGGACGACGCTACCTACGAGGCTCTGCAACAGATGTtgccccctcctccggctccgatagaggccgaggaggttGACGAGGTTGAGTATGAAGACGGCGCTGACATCGAAAAG ATGGGCGAGAACTCAGGAGATCCCCGGTTTACCAGCGAGTGGGAAGACGATGACATGGATGATGGTCAGCCTCAGTGCCAGACGCAATAA
- the dot2 gene encoding ESCRT II complex subunit Dot2 (COG:K~EggNog:ENOG503NTWB~BUSCO:EOG0926477X) translates to MSRKGVGIGAFDRSRVTSAHYASHGSSLRATNAQALETQLSVFRSLLQQFAQTHAKDIRSDPSFRAQFARMCTAIGVDPLATSSSSGGGSGSGSSSIWAQLLGKTVNDFYFELAVRVVEVCGATRGENGGLIGLREVRERLSPSAAASGGGGGGGGGGGGGGGGGGTSGDGIISEDDVRRAVETLRPLGGSYGIVRVGRKEYIRSVPRELSGDQAAVLEAAQVLGYVSVTMLRDNLGWEGARCRTVIDDLVAEGMLWVDKQTRGEWEYWSPSFMLDAPAPDPYDDDAALDGPVAVAAGVVTVEGG, encoded by the coding sequence ATGTCGCGCAAGGGcgtgggcatcggcgccttCGACCGGTCGCGCGTCACGTCGGCGCACTACGCCTCGCACGGCTCATCCCTGCGCGCGACCAACGCGCAGGCACTCGAGACGCAGCTGTCCGTCTTCCggtcgctgctgcagcagttTGCGCAGACTCACGCCAAGGACATCCGCTCCGACCCGTCGTTCCGCGCCCAGTTCGCGCGCATGTGCACCGCCATTGGCGTCGATCCCctcgccaccagcagcagcagcggcggcggttctggcagcggctcgtcgtcgatatgggcgcagctgctcggcaaGACGGTCAACGACTTTTACTTTGAGCTCGCGGTCcgggtggtggaggtgtgcggcgcgacgaggggcgaGAATGGAGGGCTCATTGGCCTgcgcgaggtgcgcgagcgCCTAtccccctcggcggcggcctctggaggaggaggaggaggaggaggaggcggcggcggcggcggcggcggtggtggcacCAGTGGCGACGGCATAATATCCGAAGACGACGTGCGGCGTGCCGTGGAGACGCTCCggcccctcggcggcagctaCGGCATCGTGCGCGTCGGGCGCAAGGAGTACATCCGCAGCGTGCCGCGCGAGCTGAGCGGCGACCAGGCGGCGGttctcgaggccgcccaggtGCTCGGCTACGTGAGCGTCACCATGCTGCGCGACAACCTCGGCTGGGAGggcgcccgctgccgcaccgtcatcgacgacctcgtcgccgagggcatgCTCTGGGTCGATAAGCAGACGCGCGGCGAGTGGGAGTACTGGAGCCCCAGCTTCATGCtcgacgcccccgcccccgacCCCtatgacgatgacgccgcctTGGACGGGCCTGTtgctgtggctgctggtGTGGTGACCGTCGAGGGTGGCTGA
- a CDS encoding uncharacterized protein (COG:S~TransMembrane:4 (i109-128o148-170i182-203o209-226i)~EggNog:ENOG503NWCV), which translates to MSVKFERDTFKQTAQNAMSSAVPENGRIPGTSGKHPVAEKVGTALTGGIQNAGTKGYLAAYIKQLESNPLRTKMLTAGSLAGAQELLASWLAKDRNKHGHYFTSRVPKMAAYGALVSAPIGHVLIWALQKVFKGRTSLKAKILQILASNLIIAPIQNSIYLVAMALIAGARTYHQVRATVKVGFWRVMKVSWLTSPICLAFAQKFLPDQLWVPFFNIVGFIIGTYINTTTKKKRLAALRRKHFGDGRPSNMGGRPEDYPPPPMGSNPPY; encoded by the exons atgtcgGTCAAGTTCGAGCGGGACACGTTCAAACAGACGGCACAGAACGCCATGTCGAGCGCCGTCCCCGAAAATGGCCGCATTCCCGGCACCAGTGGCAAGcaccccgtcgccgagaagGTCGGCACCGCCCTCACCGGCGGCATCCAGAATGCCGGCACCAAGGGCTACCTGGCG GCCTACATCAAGCAGCTCGAGTCGAATCCTCTGCGCACAAAGATGCTCACGGCTGGCTCCCTCGCCGGTGCCCAGGAGCTTCTCGCTTCTTGGCTCGCCAAGGACCGCAACAAGCACGGTCACTACTTCACCTCGCGTGTTCCCAAGATGGCCGCTTATGGCGCCCTCGTCAGCGCCCCAATTGGACACGTCCTCATTTGGGCCCTGCAGAAGGTGTTCAAGGGCCGCACCAgcctcaaggccaagatcCTGCAGATTCTTGCCAGTAATTTGATT ATTGCGCCCATCCAGAACAGCATCTACCTTGTTGCCATGGCTCTCATTGCCGGCGCGCGCACCTACCACCAGGTCCGCGCCACCGTCAAGGTGGGGTTCTGGAGAGTCATGAAGGTTTCATGGCTCACCTCGCCCATCTGCCTTGCATTTGCCCAGAAGTTCCTCCCTGACCAGCTCTGGGTGCCTTTCTTCAACATTGTCGGTTTCATCATTGGCACCTACATTAACACTAccaccaagaagaagcgtCTCGCAGCTCTGCGTCGCAAGCActtcggcgacggccgccccaGCAACATGGGTGGCCGACCCGAGGACTACCCCCCACCACCTATGGGTTCCAACCCCCCATACTAG
- the TYR1 gene encoding Prephenate dehydrogenase (NADP(+)) (COG:E~BUSCO:EOG09262CBI~EggNog:ENOG503NVI5) — translation MTASASSTPPPAIPAGMEGFVVGLIGMGDMGRMYAERLSAAGWRILACDREDSYDSLKEKYAGKENIEICRNGHFVSRASDYIIYSVEAAVIDRVIAQYGPSTKMGAIVGGQTSCKSPEIAAFEAYLPQDVSIVSCHSLHGPGVDPHNQPLVLIQHRAPDAALHKVEAVLSCLRSKFVYLTALEHDRITADTQAVTHAAFLSMGKAWHANRQFPWELSRYVGGIENVKVNIMLRIYSQKWHVYAGLAILNPEARKQVAQYATSVTALYKLMLEGNLEGLRERVYRARDRVFGSSATWESRPLIEPSILSSFSLGQPTDAPPRPNNHLSLVAMVDCWSELGIVPYEHMLCSTPLFRLRLGVTEHLFRNAPLLDEALRTAVEDKTYRSDDLEFTFAARGWAECVTLGHFETWEKRFVSTQGFFEPRFAEAKVVGDKMMKRVLEGAKEEGE, via the exons ATGACAGCTTCCGCTTCTTCTACACCGCCCCCTGCTATCCCCGCGGGGATGGAGGGTTTCGTGGTTGGTCTGATCGGTATGGGCGACATGGGTAGGATGTATGCCGAGAGGCTATCCGCCGCTGGCTGGAG GATCCTGGCCTGCGACAGGGAAGATAGTTACGATAGTCTGAAAGAGAAATATGCTGGAAAA GAGAACATTGAGATTTGCCGCAACGGGCATTTCGTATCACGCGCTAGCGACTACATCATCTAcagcgtcgaggcggccgttATCGACCGTGTCATTGCACAGTATGGCCCAT CTACCAAGATGGGCGCCATTGTCGGCGGGCAGACGTCGTGCAAGTCACCCGAGATCGCGGCCTTTGAAGCGTATCTGCCCCAAGACGTGTCCATCGTATCGTGCCACTCCCTGCACGGCCCTGGAGTTGATCCGCACAACCAACCGCTGGTGCTGATCCAGCACCGTGCGCCAGATGCGGCGCTGCACAAGGTGGAGGCGGTGCTAAGCTGCCTGCGGTCCAAGTTCGTGTACCTGACAGCGCTGGAGCACGACCGCATCACGGCGGACACGCAGGCGGTGACGCACGCAGCGTTCCTGTCCATGGGCAAGGCGTGGCACGCGAACCGGCAGTTCCCGTGGGAGCTGAGCCGGTACGTGGGGGGCATCGAGAACGTCAAGGTCAACATCATGCTGCGCATCTACAGCCAAAAGTGGCACGTGTACGCGGGGCTGGCGATCCTCAACCCGGAGGCACGCAAGCAGGTGGCTCAGTACGCGACGAGCGTGACGGCGCTGTACAAGCTAATGCTGGAGGGAaacctcgagggcctgcgagAGCGCGTGTATCGGGCGCGGGACCGGGTGTTCGGGTCGTCAGCGACGTGGGAGTCGCGGCCGCTCATCGAGCCGTCGATCCTATCGTCGTTTTCGCTGGGGCAGCcgacggacgcgccgccacggcccaaCAACCACCTGTCGCTGGTAGCCATGGTGGACTGCTGGTCAGAGCTGGGCATCGTGCCGTACGAGCACATGCTGTGCAGCACGCCGCTGTttcggctgcggctgggcgTGACGGAGCACCTGTTCCGCaacgcgccgctgctggacgaggcgctgcggacggccgtcgaggacaagaCGTACCGCAGCGACGACCTCGAATTCACGTTTGCAGCGCGGGGATGGGCCGAGTGCGTGACGCTGGGCCACTTTGAGACGTGGGAGAAGCGCTTCGTGAGCACGCAGGGGTTCTTCGAGCCGCGCTTCGCCGAGGCGAAGGTGGTGGGCGACAAGATGATGAAGAGGGTGCTCGAGGGGGCGAAGGAAGAGGGCGAATAG
- the ATS1 gene encoding alpha tubulin suppressor (COG:D~COG:Z~EggNog:ENOG503NUPQ), whose protein sequence is MDAVFAIGSNGSGQLGIGHQEDVSVPKQVIFHPDPPSSPVCKVAAGGNHTLLLTESGQLFWSGDSTSGACGLVAGPGSNVFREVELAREGGQSVGHVDLIAATWEASFIVARDERYKSTRMFSFGAGTKGELGSGELIVRTPTATLIADFPPPETEIIDLAAGMGHVVAVLSSGEAYGWGNCRKAQIGDPGAVVYSPRKIDGIGFKASRVVCAKESTCLFGDSHSGDIHVLGSDKWELSSKAPATVPPWIDVGASWGDFYILQEDGSLLGWGRDDHGQLPPPGLPPLRKIAVGSEHVVALSKAGDVLAWGWGEHGNCGPQVENNDVKGRWNVIASSKFIPPGSQIDRVGAGCATSWVCIASD, encoded by the coding sequence ATGGACGCCGTTTTTGCTATAGGCTCCAATGGCTCGGGCCAGCTGGGAATCGGCCATCAAGAAGACGTCTCTGTGCCCAAGCAAGTCATCTTCCACCCAGATCCGCCGAGTTCTCCCGTTTGCAAGGTAGCCGCCGGCGGGAATCACACCCTTCTTCTCACAGAGTCGGGCCAGCTGTTCTGGAGCGGCGACTCGACGAGCGGGGCGTGCGGTCTGGTTGCCGGGCCAGGTTCAAATGTTTTCCGAGAGGTTGAGCTTGCGAGGGAGGGCGGGCAAAGTGTTGGCCATGTCGACTTGATAGCTGCCACGTGGGAGGCGTCCTTCATTGTCGCCAGAGATGAGCGCTACAAGAGCACGAGAATGTTCAGTTTCGGCGCAGGGACGAAGGGAGAGCTGGGATCGGGGGAGCTCATTGTTCGAACGCCAACCGCCACACTAATCGCAGACTTCCCGCCACCGGAAACGGAGATTATCGACTTGGCTGCAGGCATGGGACACGTTGTTGCGGTGCTCAGCAGCGGAGAGGCCTATGGGTGGGGCAACTGTCGCAAAGCTCAGATTGGAGATcctggcgccgtcgtctaTTCACCTCGAAAGATCGATGGTATAGGATTCAAAGCCTCTCGAGTGGTTTGCGCCAAAGAATCAACATGCCTCTTTGGCGATTCACACAGCGGGGACATACACGTTCTGGGGTCCGACAAGTGGGAACTGTCTTCCAAAGCTCCCGCGACAGTGCCGCCATGGATCGACGTCGGGGCTAGCTGGGGCGACTTTTACATCCTGCAAGAAGATGGCTCCCTGCTTGGCTGGGGTCGAGACGACCATGGCCAATTACCACCCCCTGGTCTCCCGCCCCTCAGAAAGATCGCTGTCGGTAGTGAACATGTTGTCGCGCTCTCTAAAGCCGGTGATGTTTTggcctggggctggggcgagCACGGAAACTGCGGCCCCCAGGTTGAGAACAACGACGTCAAGGGCCGCTGGAACGTCATCGCCTCATCCAAATTCATCCCTCCTGGTTCTCAGATCGACCGCGTCGGGGCCGGCTGTGCCACAAGCTGGGTCTGCATCGCGAGCGACTGA
- a CDS encoding Exodeoxyribonuclease III (EggNog:ENOG503NXMJ~COG:D~COG:L) has product MAVLAFTLSEDGITAFRDALVCLSKFSDDVSLEARKDSFVLTTLNSSKSAYASFKFATNRFFSRYHYEASGQCRERFYCSLYIRALISLFRSRSATDTQRDAEKQTLIERCDVAIEDGEGVKSRFIARIVFRNGLTSTHRLPFEVAVPVHAKFNRQDSPQHWTIASRTLRQLMDHFGPGIEYLDINTDGDHVNFTCFSEKTVSEDAVLKKPLQTSIAVEVDEFDDIEVEDKLHIVISVKDFRAIIQHAGITGNALSARYSLPSRPIQLFYSSDAISCEFLIMTVGERGSNPAQKTKKGRKAATHPAGPRLEAASRRTSVAPSEVPQQPQQQPAAHPAPSAPLRPQIPNPTPHLSAARASASRIGAFDLRPSQKPPPPTLRSESLFVDDDGWEPVRDEDDDGEEDARLGWDDSADPNPSAMHMSRVEERPATIEEHTEAPEGQSTFLEPTQKLSDVKSLALFPD; this is encoded by the exons ATGGCGGTCCTCGCCTTCACGCTGAGCGAGGATGGCATCACCGCTTTCCGCGACGCTCTCGTCTGCCTCAGCAAGTTCAGTGACGACGTGTCCCTTGAGGCACGCAAAGACTCT TTTGTCCTCACCACGCTCAACAGCTCCAAATCGGCCTACGCGAGCTTCAAGTTCGCGACCAATAGGTTTTTCTCTCGCTACCACTACGAGGCCAGCGGGCAGTGTCGCGAGAGGTTCTACTGCAGTCTCTACATACGC GCCCTCATCTCGCTCTTCAGGAGCCGCTCCGCCACCGACACGCAGAGGGACGCCGAGAAGCAGACGCTCATTGAGCGGTGCGATGTCGccatcgaggacggcgaaggcgtcAAGAGCCGCTTCATTGCGCGCATTGTCTTCAGGAACGGCTTGACCTCTACCCATCGGCTGCCGTTCGAGGTCGCCGTTCCCGTGCATGCCAAGTTCAATAGGCAGGACTCTCCGCAGCACTGGACCATCGCCTCACGCACTCTCCGCCAGTTGATGGACCACTTTGGCCCGGGAATCGAGTATCTCGACATAAACACAGACGGCGATCACGTCAACTTTACCTGCTTCAGCGAAAAGACAGTCAGCGAAGATG CTGTATTGAAAAAGCCCCTGCAGACATCTATAGCCGTGGAGGTGGACGAGTTCGATGACATTGAGGTGGAAGACAAGCTTCACATCGTCATTTCAGTCAAGGACTTCCGCGCCATCATCCAGCACGCCGGCATCACTGGCAAcgccctctccgcccgcTATTCGCTGCCATCACGGCCCATCCAATTGTTCTACTCAAGTGATGCTATCTCATGCGAATTCCTCATCATGACGGTCGGCGAGCGCGGGAGCAACCCCGCCCAAAAGACGAAGAAGGGCCGCAAGGCTGCCACTCACCCCGCCGGACCTCGCCTGGAAGCTGCATCCCGCAGGACAAGTGTTGCTCCGTCCGAGGTACCGCAACAGCCACAACAGCAGCCGGCGGCACACCCGGCGCCTTCAGCACCGCTCCGACCTCAGATCCCCAACCCGACTCCGCACCTCAGTGCTGCTAGAGCCAGCGCATCGCGGATAGGAGCATTTGATTTGCGGCCGTCACAGaagccgcctccgccaacGTTGCGCTCCGAAAGCTTGTTTGTGGATGACGACGGATGGGAGCCCGTTAgagacgaagatgacgacggcgaagaagacgcaAGATTGGGGTGGGATGATAGTGCTGACCCT AACCCCTCTGCCATGCATATGAGCCGCGTAGAAGAGAGGCCAGCCACAATCGAGGAGCACACAGAGGCACCGGAAGGTCAGTCGACATTTCTGGAGCCGACACAGAAACTGTCAGACGTCAAGAGCCTGGCGCTATTTCCTGACTGA